A genomic window from Purpureocillium takamizusanense chromosome 2, complete sequence includes:
- a CDS encoding uncharacterized protein (EggNog:ENOG503PFEE~TransMembrane:1 (i209-229o)), with translation MDRMGFIPGPQAKEQIFNAQGHMFFSRQTALDFADEFIMNAPGGGAGNPKLSTLYQTMLACLSEGEQVDIWFGLKNPDPAAGHEEYPSGELVGHSWALVRTADGKERHLWEVGRKTPAMGDAWAARAYNAYRDAMARFLGQDVPAPVPFDQAVAEVPKEFNGKPVISRALSPSNLYYASGRMWYFVDLSPPGELNEPPILSRPMRSFDALALSALLTLALGTPPVVFGVSNTMETLGKMPAGYVRTIYEADERIERKDCDILLVM, from the coding sequence ATGGATCGCATGGGCTTCATCCCCGGCCCAcaggccaaggagcagaTCTTCAACGCCCAAGGCCACATGTTCTTTTCGCGCCAAACGGCGCTAGATTTTGCCGACGAGTTCATCATGAACGCacccggcggtggcgccggcaaccCAAAGCTCTCGACCCTGTACCAGACGATGCTGGCGTGCTTAAGCGAAGGCGAGCAGGTCGACATATGGTTTGGCCTCAAGAACCCCgaccccgcggcgggccacgaggAATACCCCTCAGGCGAGCTGGTGGGCCACTCGTGGGCGCTCGTCAGGACAGCAGACGGCAAGGAGCGGCACCTGTGGGAGGTCGGACGCaagacgcccgccatgggcgacgcctgggcggcgagagccTACAACGCGTACCGCGATGCCATGGCGCGGTTTCTGGGGCAAGACGTGCCTGCGCCGGTGCCCTTCGACCAGGCCGTGGCCGAAGTACCAAAGGAGTTCAACGGCAAGCCCGTCATTTCGCGCGCACTGTCGCCGTCGAACCTCTACTACGCCTCGGGCCGCATGTGGTATTTTGTGgacttgtcgccgccgggtgAGCTCAACGAGCCGCCCATCTTGTCCCGGCCGATGCGATCCTTTGACGCGCTGGCGCTGTCGGCGCTGCTGACCCTGGCGCTGGGGACGCCACCAGTTGTGTTTGGCGTGAGCAATACGATGGAGACGTTGGGTAAAATGCCTGCTGGATACGTACGGACCATATATGAGGCGGACGAGAGGATAGAAAGGAAAGATTGCGATATCCTTTTGGTGATGTAA
- a CDS encoding uncharacterized protein (COG:Q~EggNog:ENOG503P6DG): MAILPHNKGDFVPVVARSSTALLLIDNQLGFRDAATWGSDASTPGYDSNIAAILATFRRIFDSKPDGERPLIIHVQHKSVWTDSPMHPSHVGPYGTGGEEKRGIDFLEFAAPRLFRNGKHEFVYTFDEPTGPPPPSQQPVPPRPPPDEIIMTKHGHSVFINTPLEMLLNKRCIKTLLIAGMTTDLSVSTAVRMAHNLALVGKWGGKGNMEDAAESKLQTDGVGMFVKTPASAKEGERGEDGYLVLMPRIVLIGDATRAFGKAGVDGQTVHNVHVESLKEFCEVRATSEILGGLE; encoded by the coding sequence ATGGCTATCTTGCCGCATAATAAAGGCGATTTCGTGCCAGTCGTGGCAAGAAGCAGCACGGCGCTTCTCCTCATTGACAACCAGCTTGGCTTCCGTGATGCCGCCACGTGGGGTAGCGACGCCTCTACCCCAGGCTATGACAGCAACATCGCCGCGATCCTGGCGACGTTTCGCCGCATATTCGACTCAAAACCAGATGGCGAACGGCCGCTCATCATTCACGTTCAGCACAAGTCGGTATGGACAGATAGCCCGATGCACCCGAGCCACGTCGGCCCATATGGCACCGGCGGAGAGGAGAAGCGCGGGATCGACTTTCTCGAGtttgcggcgccgcgactCTTCCGCAATGGAAAGCACGAATTCGTGTACACATTCGATGAGCCAAccggccctccgccgccatctcaGCAGCCAGTGCCTCCCCGACCGCCGCCAGACGAGATCATCATGACCAAACACGGGCACAGCGTCTTCATCAACACGCCGCTCGAGATGCTGCTCAACAAGAGGTGCATCAAGACGCTCCTCATTGCGGGGATGACGACAGATCTCTCGGTCAGCACGGCGGTGAGGATGGCTCACAACCTTGCTCTCGTCGGCAAATGGGGAGGCAAGGGGAATAtggaggacgccgccgagtcaAAACTACAGACGGACGGCGTCGGAATGTTTGTCAAgacgcccgcgagcgcgaAGGAAGGCGAACGGGGCGAGGATGGCTACCTCGTCTTGATGCCGCGTATAGTGCTCATCGGGGATGCGACGAGGGCGTTTGGAAAGGCCGGCGTTGATGGACAAACCGTGCATAATGTGCATGTAGAGAGCTTGAAGGAATTCTGCGAGGTGAGGGCGACATCGGAGAtcctcggcgggctcgaaTGA